One genomic region from Candidatus Endomicrobiellum trichonymphae encodes:
- the scpB gene encoding SMC-Scp complex subunit ScpB, producing MEISEVRQILEALLFVSEKPLSLRELKELIKTDYADIDNIENILNELKEKYANLNKPYEIKFVADGWTFATKPQYSLWIKKLFKEKSVLKLSPAALETLAIIAYKQPITRAEIDEIRGIESSGVIDTLLDRKLVKVAGRKEALGKPLLYDTTQDFLKHLGLAHLSELPLIEDMPKDVQQSDNEPEPELPFDGGNFGGDVSIDVIKKELAGAAENPAGSERENT from the coding sequence ATGGAAATATCTGAAGTCAGACAAATTTTGGAGGCACTGCTTTTTGTTTCTGAAAAACCTTTAAGTTTAAGAGAATTAAAAGAATTGATAAAAACGGATTACGCCGATATTGATAATATTGAAAATATTTTAAACGAACTCAAAGAAAAATATGCAAATTTAAATAAACCTTATGAAATTAAATTTGTCGCAGATGGCTGGACTTTTGCTACAAAACCGCAGTATTCTCTGTGGATAAAAAAACTTTTCAAAGAAAAGTCTGTTTTGAAATTGTCTCCGGCAGCTCTTGAAACTCTGGCAATTATTGCCTATAAACAGCCCATAACGCGAGCTGAAATTGATGAAATCAGAGGCATTGAATCTTCAGGGGTTATTGACACTCTTCTTGATAGGAAATTGGTAAAAGTGGCAGGCAGAAAAGAAGCTTTGGGAAAACCTTTGCTTTACGATACAACGCAGGATTTTTTAAAACATTTAGGGCTTGCGCATCTAAGCGAGCTTCCCCTTATTGAAGATATGCCTAAAGATGTGCAGCAGTCCGATAATGAGCCTGAACCAGAACTGCCTTTTGACGGTGGAAATTTCGGCGGCGATGTTTCGATTGATGTTATCAAAAAAGAGTTGGCTGGTGCTGCTGAAAATCCGGCTGGAAGTGAAAGAGAAAATACTTAA
- a CDS encoding murein hydrolase activator EnvC family protein: MKKIFILIVLLLFCSFVSLSGQSEDIKVQSKKLSEIKKSIKEKEREKNKLIRQERIFKEELTSINDSIGKTEKKLAKILVNIKTTQYNLDNFSKVYNASSSRSAVWNHVLLDDIKLFNKMTFSYEQNPVEYKIRRKSLEYKKENFEKEKKLAMISAASMKRCERSKKDLLNLQLKESKLVERYKNMLKEKKELSDIILNRRFTAEREIRTLSESAKALQRLIDKINEVNKRKRTAAVRPPAVRSGRKKSLPWPVGGKVVLGFGRNKHPDLDTYVISNGIKIEAADFSQVKSVESGIVVFAGQFRSYGKVIIIDHSDLNFSIYGLLGKMFVKLEQKVSKGAVIAELGSGEENNVLYFEIRHNNTPVDPILWLQAK, from the coding sequence ATGAAAAAAATATTTATTTTAATTGTTTTGTTGTTATTTTGTTCTTTTGTATCGTTATCAGGACAGAGCGAAGATATAAAAGTGCAGTCAAAAAAGCTTTCCGAAATTAAAAAATCAATAAAAGAAAAGGAACGGGAAAAAAATAAACTTATCCGCCAGGAAAGAATTTTTAAAGAAGAGCTGACGTCTATTAACGATAGTATAGGAAAAACCGAAAAAAAACTTGCAAAGATCTTGGTAAATATAAAAACCACTCAATATAATCTTGATAACTTTTCAAAAGTATACAATGCTTCTTCTTCAAGAAGCGCCGTTTGGAATCATGTTTTGCTTGACGATATCAAACTTTTCAATAAAATGACTTTTTCTTATGAGCAAAATCCTGTGGAGTATAAGATAAGGCGAAAATCTTTGGAATATAAGAAGGAGAATTTTGAAAAAGAAAAAAAATTGGCGATGATTTCTGCAGCAAGCATGAAAAGATGTGAAAGATCAAAAAAAGATCTTTTAAATCTGCAGCTTAAAGAAAGCAAACTTGTGGAACGTTATAAAAATATGCTCAAAGAAAAAAAAGAACTTTCGGATATTATATTAAATAGAAGATTTACCGCTGAACGGGAAATAAGAACTTTAAGTGAAAGCGCAAAAGCGTTGCAGAGGCTGATAGATAAAATAAATGAGGTAAACAAAAGGAAACGGACAGCCGCAGTGCGTCCTCCTGCTGTACGGTCGGGAAGAAAAAAATCTCTTCCGTGGCCTGTAGGCGGGAAAGTTGTCTTAGGTTTCGGCAGGAATAAACATCCTGACCTTGATACTTATGTAATAAGCAACGGAATAAAAATAGAGGCCGCTGATTTCAGTCAGGTAAAAAGCGTTGAATCTGGGATTGTAGTTTTTGCCGGGCAGTTCCGTTCTTACGGGAAAGTTATTATAATAGATCACAGTGATTTAAATTTTAGCATTTACGGTCTTTTAGGCAAAATGTTTGTTAAACTAGAACAAAAAGTTTCAAAAGGTGCTGTTATTGCAGAGCTTGGCAGCGGAGAAGAGAACAACGTTTTGTATTTTGAAATAAGACATAATAATACTCCTGTTGATCCGATACTGTGGCTTCAGGCTAAATGA
- a CDS encoding tetratricopeptide repeat protein: protein MSNDIKNMLSNELDHIELGKFYFLNNKYDEAVSEFKKVLEINPANAETYYNIGLIRESSNQMGEAREMYSKALAVKPDYKIVRVRLNKLIGIKS, encoded by the coding sequence ATGAGTAATGATATAAAGAATATGCTTTCAAACGAGCTAGATCATATAGAATTGGGGAAATTTTATTTTCTTAACAATAAGTATGATGAAGCCGTGTCTGAGTTTAAAAAAGTTTTGGAAATAAATCCGGCTAACGCTGAGACTTATTATAATATAGGTCTTATCAGAGAAAGTTCAAATCAAATGGGCGAAGCAAGAGAAATGTATTCAAAAGCGTTGGCTGTTAAACCCGACTATAAGATAGTCAGAGTCAGGCTTAATAAACTTATAGGTATTAAGAGTTAA
- a CDS encoding potassium channel family protein, giving the protein MDNDSEAVNRISRFVTQALVADATDEKVMEDAGVAYCDSVVISIGGNIETSILSTLIVKELGVKNVIVKSSSRWHSKVVAKLGVDTVVYPEFEMAKNL; this is encoded by the coding sequence TTGGACAATGACAGTGAAGCAGTCAACCGTATAAGCAGATTTGTCACGCAGGCTTTAGTGGCTGATGCAACCGATGAAAAGGTTATGGAAGATGCCGGTGTTGCATATTGTGACAGTGTTGTAATTTCAATAGGCGGAAATATAGAGACAAGCATTTTGTCTACGTTAATAGTTAAGGAGCTCGGTGTTAAAAACGTCATTGTCAAATCTTCAAGCCGTTGGCATTCTAAAGTTGTGGCAAAACTCGGCGTGGATACTGTAGTTTATCCGGAATTTGAAATGGCAAAAAACTTGTAG
- the pheT gene encoding phenylalanine--tRNA ligase subunit beta: MKLSYKWLKKFIDFELSPQELASMLISVGIETSVVSTGCDWHSVVTVKVLEVLKHPGADRLSLCKVNDGSKDYSIVCGAKNIAAGQIVPLAKIGAVLPGNFKINKSKIRGIVSEGMICSEADLGLKKESDGILMLDKNTKMGVALENVLSGLDSILEIEITTNRGDCLSHLGVAREIGAKLRKILSFPTMIKTFNIPYLNCVEVKSDLCHRYIGSVISGVKICPSPGWITDALEKSGIRPVNNVVDVTNYVMIELGQPLHTFDITKLSSRKVVVRKAVDYEKIIALDGKEYKLDSEMLVIADSEKPVAIAGVMGGEYSAIDEKTETVFLESAIFDAVSIRKTSKKLNLSSGSSYRFERGLGWDITELASWRAANLIIEIAGGRMDAREDLQIVKYERADIALRVEKVSKILGCAVKEAEITEILRFLGIDLRSRGTIILCTVPSWRNDIKKEVDLIEEIARIKGYDAITSPGKRCTATAEVCVPDNSLLHAVVEEFRVKLNGFSFSEVLNYSFSEITELEKFDLKYYYKIANPISKENEVLRPSLLPALYKNLLLNIEWGSETVTLFEYGKIFTGLGERKAFAVIMYGKVWQEWWKWAEQKNSPKYDFYFGGGIVRNILPSDEFIIAENLNAESYYHSGKTASVVYKGKPVGQFGVLKPSITSDIAGDVFYFEVNLESFENVCAGKKSLYKAYSKFPEVKRDISITADKTLQFSEIEKVIKNVIKSGGILKEYSLFSVYSDESKIGDGKISYSFRLSYKNSEKTLTNEEVNKDMNVLLQKLDADFGVKLRR; encoded by the coding sequence ATGAAGTTATCGTATAAATGGCTTAAAAAGTTTATAGATTTTGAGTTAAGCCCGCAAGAACTTGCCTCAATGCTTATTTCCGTAGGCATTGAAACTTCTGTTGTTTCAACGGGGTGCGACTGGCACAGTGTCGTTACGGTAAAAGTTTTGGAGGTGCTAAAACATCCCGGAGCAGACAGGCTTTCTTTGTGTAAGGTCAATGACGGTTCAAAAGATTATTCAATAGTATGCGGTGCAAAAAACATTGCCGCGGGGCAAATTGTTCCTCTTGCAAAGATAGGTGCCGTATTGCCTGGAAATTTTAAAATAAATAAGTCCAAAATAAGAGGAATAGTGTCTGAAGGTATGATATGTTCTGAAGCTGATCTCGGTCTTAAAAAAGAATCCGATGGCATTTTGATGCTTGACAAAAATACAAAGATGGGTGTTGCTCTTGAAAACGTTTTAAGTGGGCTTGATTCTATACTCGAAATAGAAATAACTACAAATAGAGGCGATTGTTTAAGTCATTTGGGAGTTGCAAGAGAGATAGGTGCGAAATTGCGTAAAATACTGTCTTTCCCGACGATGATAAAGACTTTTAATATCCCGTACTTAAATTGCGTTGAAGTAAAATCTGATTTGTGCCATCGATATATAGGAAGCGTTATATCCGGTGTTAAAATATGTCCGTCGCCCGGCTGGATTACAGATGCTTTGGAAAAAAGCGGAATAAGACCCGTCAACAATGTTGTTGACGTAACCAACTACGTTATGATTGAACTAGGGCAGCCTCTGCATACTTTTGATATAACGAAACTTTCGTCTAGAAAGGTTGTCGTAAGAAAAGCTGTCGATTACGAGAAGATAATTGCTCTCGACGGCAAAGAATATAAACTTGATTCTGAAATGCTTGTTATAGCGGATAGTGAAAAACCTGTCGCGATTGCCGGAGTGATGGGCGGAGAGTATTCTGCTATTGATGAAAAAACTGAAACCGTATTTTTAGAAAGCGCAATTTTTGATGCGGTTTCAATAAGAAAAACTTCGAAAAAATTAAATCTTTCGAGTGGTTCTTCTTACAGATTTGAAAGAGGATTGGGATGGGATATAACCGAGCTTGCATCGTGGAGAGCCGCTAATCTCATAATTGAAATTGCAGGTGGCAGAATGGATGCAAGGGAAGATTTGCAGATTGTAAAATATGAAAGGGCAGATATAGCTTTAAGAGTTGAAAAAGTATCTAAAATTTTGGGCTGTGCTGTCAAAGAAGCCGAAATAACTGAAATTTTAAGATTTTTAGGAATAGATTTACGGTCCAGAGGCACAATAATTCTCTGCACTGTTCCGTCATGGCGCAATGATATAAAAAAGGAAGTGGATTTAATTGAAGAAATTGCAAGAATTAAAGGATATGATGCCATAACGTCTCCAGGAAAAAGGTGTACTGCTACTGCTGAAGTCTGTGTGCCAGATAATTCACTTCTTCATGCTGTTGTCGAAGAGTTTAGAGTTAAATTGAACGGATTTAGTTTCAGCGAAGTCCTGAATTACAGTTTTTCGGAGATCACTGAACTAGAAAAATTTGATTTGAAATATTATTACAAAATAGCAAACCCTATATCAAAAGAAAACGAAGTTTTAAGACCGTCTTTACTGCCGGCACTATATAAAAATCTGTTGCTTAATATCGAGTGGGGTTCTGAGACGGTGACTTTATTTGAGTATGGTAAAATTTTTACTGGACTGGGCGAAAGAAAAGCTTTTGCTGTTATAATGTATGGTAAAGTTTGGCAGGAATGGTGGAAATGGGCGGAACAAAAAAATAGTCCGAAATATGACTTTTATTTCGGCGGCGGAATAGTAAGAAATATTTTGCCGTCAGATGAATTTATAATTGCGGAAAATTTAAATGCTGAAAGCTATTATCACTCTGGAAAAACAGCGTCTGTTGTTTATAAAGGGAAACCTGTAGGGCAGTTTGGTGTTTTGAAACCGTCAATAACTAGCGACATTGCAGGTGACGTATTCTATTTTGAAGTTAATTTAGAGTCGTTTGAGAATGTTTGTGCAGGAAAGAAATCTCTGTATAAAGCATATTCAAAATTTCCTGAGGTAAAAAGAGACATCTCAATTACTGCGGATAAAACTTTGCAGTTTTCAGAGATAGAAAAAGTCATTAAAAATGTTATTAAATCCGGCGGTATTTTAAAAGAGTATTCGTTGTTTTCAGTGTATTCTGATGAGTCTAAAATAGGTGATGGTAAAATCAGCTACTCGTTCAGATTGTCTTATAAAAACAGCGAAAAAACGTTGACCAACGAAGAAGTCAATAAAGATATGAATGTTCTGTTACAGAAACTCGATGCTGATTTCGGTGTCAAATTAAGACGTTAA
- the trpS gene encoding tryptophan--tRNA ligase, with amino-acid sequence MSKVLSGMRPTGRLHLGHYFGVLVNWVKFQNECECYYMSADWHVLTTSYVDTSAVNENTLEMVADWITAGIDPEKSVFFKQSGVLYHSELFLILSMITPLSWLQRCPTYKEQISQIKNKDLSNYGFLGYPILMSADILLYKADIVPIGEDQLSHLELTRKIARRFNNFYGDTFIEPKEELTKTASVPGLDGRKMSKSYGNSILLGESDDILRDKVKSMFTDPLKIKTADPGHPCGCVVFAFHEIFGIEYKNREEECKAGAIGCMSCKKQLMEMLSEFMKPLTEKRKDLIADKAYLEKIVEAGCRKAAEIAQQTMEEIRKAMKF; translated from the coding sequence ATGAGTAAAGTGTTGTCAGGTATGCGTCCAACAGGCAGGCTCCATTTGGGTCATTATTTCGGCGTTCTGGTGAACTGGGTTAAATTTCAAAATGAATGTGAATGTTATTATATGTCAGCAGACTGGCATGTTTTAACTACCAGTTATGTTGATACTTCTGCAGTTAATGAAAATACTTTAGAAATGGTTGCCGATTGGATTACCGCGGGTATAGATCCCGAAAAAAGTGTATTTTTTAAACAATCAGGAGTACTTTATCACAGTGAATTGTTTTTAATACTTTCTATGATAACTCCTCTGAGCTGGCTTCAAAGATGTCCTACGTACAAAGAACAAATAAGTCAAATCAAAAATAAAGATCTCAGCAATTACGGTTTTTTAGGCTATCCTATTTTAATGTCTGCAGATATTCTTCTGTATAAAGCCGATATTGTTCCTATCGGAGAAGATCAGCTTTCGCATCTGGAGCTTACTCGCAAAATAGCAAGAAGATTTAACAACTTTTACGGTGATACTTTCATTGAACCTAAAGAAGAACTTACAAAAACTGCAAGCGTTCCGGGCTTAGACGGAAGGAAAATGTCAAAATCTTACGGCAACTCAATTCTGCTTGGCGAAAGCGATGATATTTTAAGGGATAAAGTTAAAAGTATGTTTACGGATCCTCTAAAAATAAAAACAGCCGATCCCGGACATCCATGCGGTTGTGTAGTTTTTGCGTTTCACGAAATATTTGGCATAGAATATAAAAATAGGGAAGAAGAATGCAAAGCAGGTGCAATAGGGTGTATGTCGTGTAAAAAACAGTTAATGGAAATGCTTTCTGAATTTATGAAACCTTTGACTGAGAAAAGAAAAGACTTAATTGCCGATAAAGCGTATTTGGAAAAGATAGTTGAAGCGGGATGCCGAAAAGCCGCGGAAATTGCGCAGCAAACCATGGAAGAGATCCGCAAAGCAATGAAGTTTTAA
- a CDS encoding segregation and condensation protein A — translation MVYDIHLDTFEGPLDILLHLIKKNDLEINEIKIAEITAEYLTYLDLMQELNIDIAGEFLVMSSTLIQIKARTLIPSNNEKDILEDDSLSFLKNRLFEYQKYKELGRLLSYKIIENSQIYYRPALPINKQDFVLDATIFDLVGSFRTALTRLPENIKEIMYQEIPIETKIREILDVLEGRQYISFNDILRMQETKTALIVCFMAVLELVKNKQIVAKQSELFSEIRIYRIYNKEE, via the coding sequence ATGGTTTATGACATACATCTTGATACATTTGAGGGACCTTTAGATATTCTTCTGCATCTTATAAAAAAGAACGATTTGGAAATTAACGAGATAAAAATAGCCGAAATAACAGCCGAGTACCTTACGTATCTTGATTTGATGCAGGAACTTAATATTGATATAGCAGGTGAATTTCTTGTTATGTCGTCGACTCTTATACAAATAAAGGCGAGAACTCTTATTCCGTCAAATAATGAAAAAGATATCTTAGAGGACGATTCTTTAAGTTTTCTTAAAAACAGACTTTTTGAATATCAAAAATATAAGGAACTTGGAAGACTTTTATCGTATAAAATTATAGAAAATTCGCAGATTTACTATAGACCGGCTCTCCCGATAAATAAACAGGATTTTGTTTTAGATGCTACGATTTTTGATTTAGTGGGCAGTTTTCGCACAGCTTTAACGAGGCTTCCGGAAAATATAAAAGAAATTATGTACCAGGAAATTCCTATTGAGACAAAAATCAGGGAAATTCTTGATGTTTTAGAGGGAAGACAGTATATTTCTTTTAATGATATATTAAGAATGCAAGAGACTAAAACAGCGCTGATAGTGTGTTTTATGGCTGTTTTGGAACTTGTAAAAAATAAGCAGATTGTCGCTAAACAGTCCGAATTATTTTCGGAAATAAGAATTTATAGGATTTACAATAAAGAAGAATAA
- the tsaD gene encoding tRNA (adenosine(37)-N6)-threonylcarbamoyltransferase complex transferase subunit TsaD: MNIFAIETSCDETSASVVLNGLKVKSVVIYSQIKIHAGFFGVVPELASRSHIENINLVIWRALSDAGINFTDFSQKIDALAFTSGPGLAGALLVGAIAAKSLACVYKKPLIPVNHLDGHLYSSLIENRSVKLPFLSLIISGGHTELVVVEDFGKYKVLGSTRDDAAGEAFDKAAKMLGLSYPGGPIIDKIAESGNPEAVRFTRPYLKGSWDFSFSGIKTALLNYLKTNPVRNEKQLNDICASFRQAVAETLCFKSFEAAKKFNLKRIVLGGGVSANSLIRKIFLETGQKNNTKVFIPSLIYSTDNAAMIGCAAYFKQKKCGLKYDNIQLKPNPSLPLENWRL, translated from the coding sequence ATGAATATATTTGCAATAGAAACTTCATGTGACGAAACTTCGGCATCGGTAGTTTTGAATGGTTTGAAAGTAAAGTCGGTCGTAATTTATTCCCAGATAAAAATACACGCCGGATTTTTTGGCGTTGTTCCGGAGCTTGCGAGTCGCTCTCATATAGAAAATATCAATCTCGTAATATGGCGGGCTTTAAGTGATGCTGGTATAAATTTTACTGATTTTTCTCAAAAAATAGACGCTCTTGCTTTTACCTCTGGTCCCGGTCTTGCAGGTGCCTTACTTGTCGGAGCAATTGCCGCAAAATCGCTTGCCTGCGTTTATAAAAAACCTTTAATACCGGTAAATCATTTAGATGGACATCTCTATTCTTCACTTATTGAAAATAGGTCCGTAAAACTGCCGTTTTTAAGCTTAATAATATCAGGTGGACATACGGAATTAGTCGTGGTGGAAGATTTTGGAAAATATAAAGTACTCGGAAGCACAAGAGACGATGCCGCGGGTGAGGCGTTTGACAAAGCCGCTAAAATGCTCGGGCTGTCTTATCCGGGTGGTCCTATCATAGATAAAATAGCGGAAAGCGGAAATCCTGAAGCGGTCAGGTTTACAAGACCTTACTTGAAAGGGAGCTGGGATTTTTCTTTTTCTGGAATTAAAACGGCTCTTTTAAATTATCTTAAAACAAATCCGGTTAGAAATGAGAAACAGTTAAATGACATCTGTGCTTCTTTTAGACAGGCTGTTGCGGAGACACTTTGCTTTAAATCTTTTGAGGCTGCGAAAAAATTTAATTTAAAACGGATTGTGCTTGGCGGCGGAGTGAGCGCAAATTCTCTTATAAGAAAAATCTTTTTGGAAACCGGTCAAAAAAATAATACAAAGGTTTTTATTCCGTCTCTTATTTATTCTACAGATAATGCCGCGATGATAGGCTGTGCTGCGTATTTTAAACAAAAAAAATGTGGTTTGAAATACGACAACATTCAACTCAAACCCAATCCGTCTCTTCCATTGGAAAACTGGCGGTTATAA
- the pheS gene encoding phenylalanine--tRNA ligase subunit alpha, protein MDDIKQIIDRALAEIKNADLAVLEDIKTRYLGKNGVLTQILKSLLQYSIEDKRIIGLETNGAKDIIVSEIEKRKKSLKKVLLDEKMHKEKLDYSPSFYFPFSKGSFHPVVQTIKNISSVFKLLGFSIVEGPEIETDWYNFEALNIPESHPSRDAQDTFYIEGMKNLLRTHTSPVQIHVMEKQNPPVKVIVPGRVYRNEASDASHSSTFHQIEGFEVDENISFVDLKAVLINFIHQFFGSELGVRFRPSHFQFTEPSAEVDIQCFFCNCGGCRICKNSGWIEVLGCGMVHPDVLKTVNYDSEKYTGYAFGMGVERITMLKYGIDDIRLLYENDLRFLKQF, encoded by the coding sequence ATGGATGATATTAAACAGATTATTGATAGAGCGTTGGCAGAAATAAAAAATGCTGATCTCGCAGTGCTTGAAGACATAAAGACCAGATATTTGGGGAAAAATGGTGTGTTGACACAGATTTTAAAATCTCTGTTGCAGTATTCTATTGAGGATAAAAGAATAATCGGCTTGGAAACGAACGGAGCGAAAGATATTATTGTAAGTGAAATTGAGAAGAGAAAGAAAAGTCTTAAAAAAGTTTTACTTGACGAGAAAATGCATAAAGAGAAACTGGATTATTCTCCAAGTTTTTATTTCCCATTTTCAAAAGGGAGTTTTCATCCTGTTGTGCAGACTATAAAGAATATAAGTTCTGTTTTTAAGTTGCTTGGCTTTAGTATTGTGGAAGGGCCTGAAATAGAAACCGATTGGTACAACTTTGAAGCTTTAAATATACCTGAAAGTCATCCGTCAAGAGATGCGCAGGATACTTTTTATATTGAGGGTATGAAAAATCTGCTCAGAACCCACACTTCTCCGGTACAGATTCATGTTATGGAAAAACAAAATCCTCCAGTAAAGGTTATTGTCCCCGGAAGAGTTTACAGAAATGAAGCTTCTGACGCTTCACATTCGTCAACTTTCCATCAGATTGAAGGATTTGAAGTAGATGAAAATATATCGTTTGTGGATTTAAAAGCTGTACTTATCAATTTTATACACCAATTTTTCGGTTCTGAATTGGGTGTACGGTTCAGACCATCGCATTTTCAATTTACAGAGCCGTCTGCTGAGGTTGATATTCAGTGTTTTTTCTGTAACTGCGGGGGCTGCAGAATATGCAAAAATTCGGGATGGATTGAAGTATTGGGTTGCGGAATGGTTCATCCTGATGTTTTAAAAACCGTTAATTACGATTCTGAAAAATATACAGGCTATGCTTTCGGTATGGGAGTTGAAAGGATTACGATGCTTAAATACGGAATAGATGATATACGGCTTCTGTACGAAAACGATTTAAGATTTTTGAAGCAGTTTTAA
- a CDS encoding potassium transporter TrkG, with protein MFSEFIDVILLFLMSVGASPGGTVRGIKVTSLALVFIFVRSLLKGDEDFVLFKRRVPVDIVKKALAVFIIFFVSITFFSAILVLLESCLKPLDVVFEVVSVFATVGLSLGITADLSVEGKVLIIIAMIVGRIGILTLFILVLDSVGKRKSVRYPEARVLVGKVN; from the coding sequence TTGTTCAGTGAATTTATTGATGTAATACTATTATTTTTAATGTCAGTCGGTGCTTCTCCGGGAGGCACGGTGCGTGGTATAAAAGTTACTTCGCTTGCGTTGGTTTTTATATTTGTAAGAAGTTTGTTGAAAGGTGATGAGGATTTTGTTTTATTTAAAAGGCGGGTCCCGGTCGATATAGTAAAAAAGGCTCTGGCGGTTTTTATTATATTTTTTGTTTCAATTACATTTTTTTCGGCGATTCTCGTTTTGCTTGAAAGTTGTTTAAAACCGCTTGATGTTGTCTTTGAAGTTGTTTCGGTATTTGCCACAGTCGGATTATCGCTGGGTATTACCGCTGATTTGTCAGTTGAAGGTAAAGTACTTATCATTATTGCAATGATAGTGGGAAGAATAGGGATACTTACACTATTTATACTTGTGTTAGATTCGGTTGGTAAAAGGAAGAGTGTAAGATATCCCGAAGCCCGAGTATTAGTCGGGAAGGTCAACTAG
- a CDS encoding FAD-binding oxidoreductase, with the protein MIIKRDKDIIQNYFEDNSGVIGSSADFVALTETEDDISGFLVEMSKSKTPVTVVGSLTGNTASGLAFGGSVLSLENLNNISEIKEIDDKNALITVQAGAKIHDIKLKAFNGGWMYPPDPTEKNASIGGNISTNASGGRGFKFGVTRDYIKALKVIFSDGSQSYIERGKYFADKNGGITFDTNKGKKHILLPKYHLPAIKNVTGYYNYPAADLMDVFIGSDGTLCVIVKAVLKLIPSFKEVFGGIIFFESRNSAYEFVNKIKIISKNTEKENLKDSISAMSLEYFDKNALLMIKNYYPVIPENIEAGIMFEQDIYEDNFDILMEKWVEAISDSGIDLEKVWFASNFAQQEEFRVFRHRIPECVNAIVRKNKIPKSGTDFAVPEGKLPEIVDFCDREFKKSGIFNLTFGHIGENHLHANIIASNKEEYERCRRICVDIAQKAVELGGTVSAEHGIGKLKHILLEKMLGEKGFKEMAKFKKSIDESGILGQDNIFPKNYIQRIQ; encoded by the coding sequence ATGATAATAAAGAGAGATAAAGATATAATTCAAAATTATTTTGAAGATAATTCGGGTGTCATAGGGTCCAGTGCCGATTTTGTTGCGCTAACGGAAACTGAAGACGATATATCCGGCTTTCTTGTTGAAATGTCTAAGTCTAAAACACCGGTAACGGTTGTAGGATCGCTTACGGGAAATACTGCCTCTGGACTTGCGTTCGGCGGGAGTGTGTTATCTTTGGAAAACTTAAATAATATCAGCGAAATAAAAGAGATTGATGATAAAAACGCTCTTATTACTGTTCAGGCTGGAGCAAAAATTCATGATATAAAATTGAAAGCTTTCAACGGAGGCTGGATGTATCCGCCGGATCCTACTGAAAAAAATGCGTCTATTGGTGGAAATATTTCAACTAATGCTTCTGGAGGCAGAGGCTTTAAGTTTGGCGTAACGAGGGATTATATCAAAGCTTTAAAAGTTATTTTTTCAGATGGCTCTCAAAGTTATATCGAAAGGGGTAAATATTTCGCGGATAAAAACGGCGGAATAACTTTTGATACGAATAAGGGTAAAAAACATATACTGCTTCCTAAATATCATTTGCCTGCAATAAAAAATGTCACAGGATATTACAATTATCCCGCCGCCGATTTAATGGATGTTTTTATAGGTTCAGATGGCACTCTTTGTGTTATCGTCAAGGCCGTGCTTAAACTTATTCCTAGTTTTAAAGAAGTATTCGGCGGGATAATATTTTTTGAGAGTCGCAATAGCGCGTATGAATTTGTAAATAAAATAAAAATTATTTCTAAAAATACGGAAAAAGAAAATTTAAAAGATTCAATCAGCGCTATGTCTTTAGAATATTTTGATAAGAATGCATTGCTTATGATAAAAAATTATTATCCTGTCATACCTGAAAATATTGAAGCTGGTATTATGTTTGAACAGGATATATACGAAGATAATTTTGATATTCTAATGGAAAAATGGGTTGAAGCTATCAGTGACAGCGGCATTGATTTGGAAAAAGTTTGGTTTGCCTCGAATTTTGCACAGCAGGAAGAATTCAGAGTTTTCAGACACAGAATTCCAGAGTGTGTAAATGCAATTGTAAGAAAAAATAAAATTCCAAAATCCGGCACGGATTTTGCTGTTCCTGAAGGGAAACTGCCTGAAATTGTTGACTTTTGTGACAGGGAGTTTAAAAAATCTGGCATTTTTAATTTAACTTTCGGACATATAGGTGAAAATCATCTGCATGCAAATATTATAGCTTCAAATAAAGAAGAATATGAACGATGCAGACGAATATGTGTAGATATTGCTCAGAAAGCTGTTGAGCTTGGCGGAACGGTTTCTGCGGAACACGGAATAGGAAAACTTAAACATATTTTATTGGAGAAGATGCTTGGTGAGAAAGGCTTTAAAGAAATGGCGAAATTTAAAAAAAGCATTGATGAATCCGGGATTTTGGGGCAAGATAATATATTCCCGAAAAATTATATTCAACGGATTCAATGA